Proteins encoded by one window of Maliibacterium massiliense:
- a CDS encoding M50 family metallopeptidase, translating into MQIFTSIWSIIASLLILNVLIVVHEAGHYFSGKRLNFLIPEFSIGMGPKIVSWQRGETMFALRWLPIGGYCRFAGEDEASDNDPRSMNNRPVWARIIVTVSGSLMNLLLGVVIASVTLGIFGQSVVVDQAHIAAVAESSVAAQAGVQAGDRILAVNEREVTTVQSAIDAIAATGGQQVQMKVARTGGEETLTLTPQLDPESNTYRIGVSLSGKVERQRLGFFETIGQGFVQVGTMITDMFTVLGQLFGNLFGRLFGQAAVQSTGEFISIVGVVDIMSTAVRENLEFLLWLTVLITTNLGVVNLLPIPALDGSRLVFQLYELITRKRIPPEKEGVVHMVGFFLMLALFVVLGIRDVQRIIAR; encoded by the coding sequence TTGCAGATTTTCACGAGCATCTGGTCGATCATCGCATCACTGTTGATTCTCAACGTGCTCATCGTGGTGCATGAGGCTGGCCATTACTTCTCCGGCAAACGGCTCAACTTCCTAATACCGGAGTTTTCCATCGGCATGGGGCCGAAGATCGTCTCCTGGCAGCGGGGTGAGACCATGTTTGCGCTGCGCTGGCTGCCCATCGGCGGCTATTGCCGCTTTGCGGGCGAGGATGAGGCGAGCGATAATGACCCGCGCTCCATGAACAACCGCCCCGTGTGGGCGCGCATCATTGTGACGGTGTCCGGCTCGCTGATGAATCTGCTATTGGGCGTAGTGATTGCAAGCGTCACGCTGGGCATCTTCGGCCAGAGCGTGGTGGTGGACCAGGCGCACATCGCGGCGGTCGCCGAGTCCTCTGTGGCCGCGCAGGCGGGTGTGCAGGCGGGCGACCGCATTCTGGCGGTCAACGAGCGTGAGGTGACCACCGTGCAGTCCGCTATCGACGCGATCGCCGCCACCGGCGGGCAGCAGGTGCAGATGAAGGTGGCGCGCACAGGCGGGGAAGAGACCCTCACGCTCACGCCCCAGCTGGACCCTGAGAGCAACACCTACCGCATTGGCGTGTCGCTCTCGGGCAAGGTGGAACGCCAGCGGCTGGGTTTTTTTGAGACAATCGGCCAGGGCTTTGTGCAGGTGGGCACCATGATCACGGATATGTTCACGGTGCTGGGCCAGCTTTTCGGCAACCTGTTCGGTCGCCTATTCGGCCAGGCGGCGGTGCAGAGCACGGGCGAGTTTATCAGCATCGTGGGGGTGGTGGACATCATGTCCACCGCGGTGCGGGAAAACCTCGAGTTTCTCTTGTGGCTCACGGTGCTGATCACCACCAATTTAGGCGTGGTCAATCTGCTGCCCATCCCCGCGCTGGACGGCTCGCGCCTGGTGTTTCAGCTCTATGAACTGATCACGAGAAAGCGCATCC
- a CDS encoding 1-deoxy-D-xylulose-5-phosphate reductoisomerase → MRKIALLGCTGSIGCQSLDVIAQHPETLQVVAMTANHNAERFIEQVLRFRPQMAGLADEKAAAKIAHLIPRGTTFVAGKRCLDIAAGWPEADTALVAVVGIAGLPCVMRAIAAGKDVALANKEALVTGGALVMSAAKEAGVFVLPVDSEHSAIFQCMQAHDDRQHISRVLLTASGGPFRTWDRARIAAATAAQALQHPTWNMGAKVTIDSATLMNKGLEVMEAQWLFGAFCDTIEVVVHPQSVVHSMVEFEDGAVLAQMGTPDMRLPIAYALLYPTRKSAPVTRLDFTKMGSLTFEAPDLARFPCLKLAFEARAQGGLAPTVLNAANEVAVEAYLQERIGFYDIAALCGDMLDAFAPAPATCMDDVYHMDEQARIAAHRWLKRKSMR, encoded by the coding sequence ATGCGAAAAATCGCTTTATTGGGCTGCACGGGGTCCATCGGCTGCCAGAGCCTGGACGTCATCGCGCAGCACCCTGAGACGCTGCAGGTGGTGGCAATGACCGCCAACCACAACGCGGAGCGCTTTATTGAACAGGTGCTGCGCTTCCGCCCCCAGATGGCGGGCCTGGCCGATGAAAAGGCGGCCGCGAAAATCGCGCACCTGATCCCGCGAGGCACGACCTTTGTCGCGGGGAAAAGATGCCTGGATATTGCCGCAGGCTGGCCCGAGGCCGATACCGCGCTGGTTGCGGTGGTTGGCATTGCGGGCCTGCCGTGTGTTATGCGCGCTATTGCCGCGGGCAAGGACGTGGCGCTGGCAAACAAGGAGGCGCTGGTAACAGGCGGCGCGCTGGTGATGTCCGCCGCAAAGGAGGCGGGCGTCTTTGTCCTGCCGGTGGACAGCGAGCATTCGGCCATCTTCCAGTGCATGCAGGCGCACGATGACAGGCAGCACATCTCGCGCGTGCTGCTGACCGCATCGGGCGGCCCTTTTCGCACGTGGGATCGGGCGCGCATCGCCGCAGCCACGGCCGCGCAGGCGCTGCAGCACCCCACCTGGAACATGGGCGCCAAGGTGACCATCGACTCGGCCACGCTGATGAACAAGGGGCTGGAAGTGATGGAGGCGCAATGGCTATTCGGCGCGTTTTGTGATACCATCGAGGTGGTGGTGCACCCCCAGAGCGTGGTGCACTCCATGGTGGAGTTTGAGGACGGCGCGGTGCTCGCACAGATGGGCACGCCCGATATGCGCCTGCCCATCGCCTACGCGCTGCTCTACCCAACGCGCAAAAGCGCGCCGGTGACGCGGCTGGATTTTACCAAAATGGGCAGCTTAACCTTTGAAGCCCCGGATCTTGCACGCTTTCCGTGTCTCAAGCTGGCGTTTGAAGCGCGCGCGCAGGGCGGCCTTGCGCCCACCGTGCTCAACGCCGCAAACGAGGTGGCGGTGGAGGCGTACCTGCAGGAGCGCATCGGCTTTTACGACATCGCCGCGCTGTGCGGCGACATGCTCGATGCGTTTGCGCCCGCGCCCGCGACATGTATGGACGATGTCTATCATATGGATGAGCAGGCGCGCATTGCGGCGCACCGCTGGCTGAAACGAAAAAGCATGAGGTGA